From the genome of Neomonachus schauinslandi chromosome 5, ASM220157v2, whole genome shotgun sequence, one region includes:
- the LOC123324870 gene encoding keratin-associated protein 5-4 — MDASSSPWNPTPAPVSSPPLLLPIPAIVFIAVGIYLLLLGVVLLARHCLLAHGGCTDCSSPCRKQGASRPQDCCWTCAEACDFPLPSPAHCLDTCCPQPTEAGWAPGCPCCCPLCDCACACQPPDCQSLNCLCFEIKLR; from the exons ATGGAC GCCTCCTCTAGCCCGTGGAATCCCACCCCGGCTCCCGTCAGCAGccctcccctgctgctccccatccCTGCCATCGTGTTCATCGCTGTGGGCATCTATTTGTTGCTGCTCGGAGTAGTGCTGCTGGCTAGGCACTGCCTACTG GCCCACGGTGGCTGCACCGACTGCAGCTCCCCTTGCAGGAAGCAAGGTGCCTCCAGGCCCCAGGACTGTTGCTGGACCTGTGCAGAAGCCTGCGACTTCCCTCTGCCTAGCCCAGCCCACTGCCTGGACAcctgctgcccccagcccacGGAAGCG ggTTGGGCCCCTGGCTGTCCCTGCTGCTGTCCACTCTGTGACTGTGCCTGTGCTTGCCAGCCTCCTGACTGCCAGAGCCTCAACTGTCTCTGCTTCGAGATCAAGCTCCGATGA